AGATCCCGCATTGATTGTCCTAGTAATTTCCTTTGCATCTAAAGAAAATGTAtttaaccctaaaaaaaatgttactCCATCTTGAGACGTTTCCCCTTAAACTTGTTTGCCACACTAATCACAAGGTATACTAGTAAATGTTTCAAACCACCTAGGATAATGTTTTCAAGCATTAGGAGATagcaaaataatgttattcATGTTATAAgaaatatttttcctttttgaatgATACATTCAAATGTATTTGAAATGGAATCTACATATACGGGGTGGTTGTTCACATGGCATGGTATGAGAGCATCATTGAGCTATGTCACTATACAACAAAACAGTATGCTATGTCACCCAATGTACTcaattctttttatattaaaaaattaaccaaaattttaaaaatagtacttttattttatcgaaattaaaaaatagtactTGTATTCCTGCATCTTACTTTTTAACTCATGcatcataattaatttggaatctAAAGTACTTAATTTAATTACCTCCATAATAAAGAGATTCGAATCTAAagtgttgatgctcaaaatggcccggccaatattgagtccaacttagtgattagatgtgctgagtcttcagcagagaagagggctgaggcccttggtgaaatgggttggtgagagacctgtagaaggtaaaaagaggagaagcaatcgtcaagcttcggacaccggtgtggtgccggccgaaggctctccgatgcctaagtcaattacaagtagtaattctggcagagtaacagtaaaagtgggagagtAGTTCTCTGTTTTActtgggtactgttccctatttatagggaagtgaaagtgggagctttgcacaaagttccaatgtgggactttgtgcaagccgttgtggtgacgacacgtgtcctggagattaggtttggcagctgagagcttcggcaggtgtctggcacctcggaagtgtgtcttccttcggcatgggagaaggcgtggctgccttggtgctagtcgctttgatgctgggtctgctcggttcattatggtgtaaacagtagtcccccaagttcgcggtcgagaagtaacttctgggttgggaacttgtgagtttttgtaattgtaaccgAGCATTCCAGCTTCATTGGGAGTCGCAGGGCACTccctagtcccccaagttggcAAGCTAGGAGTTGCGTCAACACATGGTAGCTGGGTACCTGGGTACTTGGGCATGTTGCAGATAGGATGGGAGCTGGGTCCCTAGGGGAGCCAGACCTTCGAGGGAGCCGGgtactttgaaaattttggagacTCCAATTCTTTCATGGCTCCTGCCGTGCGGCAAGGGTCTagctcacttttttttttttttgggaatggCCGGGCCATTTGGGATTTTTGGACCTCCCCACAAAGCctccatggcccttgccgttcggcaagggtctaaattattattattatttttttttttttttttgcaaatttttttttttttttttttgggaatggGAGCTAGGCCATTTTGGATTGGGCCTTCCACAGCTTctccatggcccttgccgttcagCAAGGGTGTagccatttttttttgttttggatggctTGGGAGCTAGGCCTTCAAGAGAGCCGGGtcgttttgaaaattttcgaCTCTCCAAAATGTctccatggcccttgccgttcggcagggGTCTAGCTATTTTTTGGATTGGGAGCTAGGCCGTGTTGAGAGAGATTGAAGGCTTAGCTTGGATTGGGCCTTCGGCAAGTAAGAAAGGCTTGAGTTTGGCCAAAGTGGGCTTCGGCATGTAAGAAGGCTAGGGTTTGGCCAAAGTGGGCTTCGGCATGTAAGAAGGCTAGGGTTTTGATAGGGGTATAAAAATGGGATGATGGTgatgccgttcggcaaggatCCATTCGGCAGGTTGAGGtagaacaaaattttttttgaaatccaaacttgccgttcggcaagttCTTGGAGTCCCGGTCTTGGAGTCACGGCTGTGGAGTTGCTGTCCGAGGGCTCTGCAGGTGGCTGAGCTTCGGCAGGGCAGCTGGAGTTCTTGGGGGCTGAGCTTCGGCGGCAGCACGGGGGTTGTAGAACCTTCGGCAGGGTCTGGTCGAGGTGCAGTTGAGGTGCTGCGGAGATCGAAGTGGAGCTGCGACTGATCTTGCCGTTCGGACGAAGGGGCTGGGCAGTTGTCTAGGCAGGCTGTGCGGCGCAGCAGCTTCGGCAAGGGCTTTGCCGATAAGACAGCTGCTGGACAAGTGGATTGGGTGCTGGCCGAGGGGGCTGGGAAGTTGATTCGGCAGGCGGCAGCGAGGCTGTGCTGTCCGAGGAGGTTGAAGAGCTTCCGACTGggcttgccgttcggcaagggacTTGGCAGCGGCCAAGGTGTCCAGCGGTTGGAGGCTTCGGCAGGGTTTCGTCGCGGCAGCTGGTTCTGCCAGCTGGGAGAGGTGCTTGGCCAGGTCGTGTGCTTCGGTATGTCCTCCTTTCCCTCTGATTTCATTCTTGCAtagcccttgccgttcggcaagggtgccCTGagctgatttttatttttattgatcGTTGTGTTTGATCAAAGGTGATAGGCCCGAGCAAAATTGGAGCTAGGCCATTGGCACGAGCGCGGCCAAAAATAACTTGGCTGAAAAAGTAGCTGGGCCGAAAATAGTTGGGTGTGGAGAGtattttgaccgaaaaggtgAGTCCCCCCTTTGTTGTTTCTcgggccttgccgttcggcaagccCATTTATATTATGTGGTGGAATTGGCTTGGGTGTCTTGATCAAATTTGGGCCTAGCCTTGTAGTAGGTTTGGGCTTATGGAGTAGGCTAGCAAACTTGAAATTTGGgactccattttgtttttgcacgggccttgccgttcggcaaggcccCTATTTCCCTCAAAATTTTTGTGTTGGTTATTGTGtagtttgaaaattgaattcaaATGTACCTTTAGGAGGGAATATGAAAGGGTACTAGGGTTTGCTCGTGAAATTGAGGCGTGGTACCCTTAGTTGGCTATAAAAAGGAACTTGGGTGGTGAAGGCATCACACTTGGCTTGAGTTGAGAAAAATTGTGAGAAttttgaggaggaggagaagagatTTCCGGCGAAGGTTTTGTGGTGGTGCTTGTGGCTGAGGTGATTTCCGGGGACTTGTACGTGGTGGTACGAACAAGGTTAGACCTTATTTCGCTTGaacttttgaattgaaatgtcttgttttgcatgaacatgttgaaggTTAGGAAGAACACATTGAACATGAGCATGAACATGATGAACATGTTGAACATATGTATGAACATGTAGAATTCTTGCCTGGCATGAAGATTTGGcaaattgttgttgttgtggttcGATCCTCTCTGCATGTGCATTTAGTTCCTTCTCTTGTTTTTCCATACTTGTAGATGTCTGAAAGTTCTGATAGGGAAAGTCTTGACCCCCCTGCCTTCGGCGGGGATGATACTGAGAGTCAAGAGCCGAGTCAATATATATGTTCTGAAGAGGAAAGTTCAGAGACAGAGGGTATGGTGGAAGGAACCATAGAAAGTAGGATGATAGGGCCTGGGGGTGAGAGGGCTGAGCCATCGGGAGACTCTGGGTCGGCTGCATATAGGGAGATGCAGAGAAATTATATAGAGTTAGAGGCTATAGCAAATCGGGTTCTAGCCTTGCCTCAGACGCAAGAAGTGGGTTCGAGCAACCAGGCATCACCATCAGGGTCTGTGGGTATAGCCGTGGCTTCGGTGTCAGAGGGATTAGACATCCGGGTTGGTGTCCCGTTGCCGAGGCGGAATACACTTACAGAAGCGAAATTGGCCCAGCTACGAACAGATTTTTGTGTGCCAGCCTATGTGGGCTTGAGGTTACCCACGGAGGTTGATGTAGTCAGATATCCTTCGGATGGCTCCGTGATGATTTTTACAGATATGTATCGGCATGGCTTCAGACTACCGTTTCATCCGTGGGTTCAGATGATGTTGGCCAAGTTGGGGTATGCACCGGGGCAGTAtaatcccaacttttggattcttcttcatgGGGTGTATATCGCCTGGTGGTTGGCTGGGTTAGGGGAGCCAACGTTTGAGCAGTTCATGTACCTGTACTCCATTTCGAAGCAACAGGGGAATTTTGGCTGGGTACAGGCCAATTGCCGAAAGGCGAAGGAGAGGGGCTATTTTATTGGACACAAGCCCACAACGCAAAAGTCCTGGAGGAACAGGTGGTGCTTGGCCTATGGGGACTGGGAATGTCCTCCAGGGAAGAGCGTTGTCCAGCACATTCCTACCCACTTCCAGTCTATAGGTCCTTGCCCCATCCCTTAAGATTGTCAAATGCCTGATTGTGTTGTTTTGGCTCCTATTTTTGGTTCTGTACTTCCTTTGTGCCAGTGTAAATGGCTAAGTAGTTTCTAACTCTTGATGCAGGTTCAGTGAAGTGGGGCCCTATCTCCAAGGAGCAAGAAGACGAAGTTGAGTGGGTGAGGGCGCAGCTATCAGAGACTGAGCGTGAGTGCGGGAACCTAGTCACGcagaagaatttgtttgagtCCGGACTGCTGCAAGGAAGTAAGTACCTGGgttatctttttgttgtgtGCTAAGCCTGTTGTAAGTTTGAGTAATAGAgttgctttgtttgttttgacagtGGCTGGCATCATAAGGGGGAGCACGAAGGTGGCCGTAGACATTGATGAGGCCGAGATGCAGAAGCGGCTGAGGGAGTCTCGGGCCAAGAAAGCTGAGAAAATTGCTGGGAAACGACCcagggatgatgatgagggtcGGGTCGCGGACGTGCTGGGGAAGAGGAAGGCTTTGGAGGAGGCTCATCAGCATGTGATGGGGTCAGGGCCGAGGCTTCCGCCCTTTGATCTGCAGGCACCGCCGAAGCTACCCTTCGGCATGGAGGATGTGTTCGCTGAAGGGGTAGAGAAGGTAGACTTCGGCAGGCTACGCCAGCAGAAGAAGGAGGTCAACCTGGCTATGCACCGGCAGGAGGTGCCCTTAGTGAAAGTCTTCCTGGAAGGCGTGAAGAGCGACCCTGAGGCTCTGGCGAGGACTCCAGCTGCTTCCTTCATTGACCGGGCCCAAAAGACGATCCTCACCTCTGCCTATGTAAGTGTTTAGGCCATTTTTGAATGTATTTGTGTTGGATTATTTGTGTGGATTGACTAacatggttttggttttgcagGCCTTTGGCGAGATGTACGTCAGCATGGCCAAGGCTGACAAGGAGATCCAGAGGCTGAAGAGGCGGGATGAGCTAGCCAAGAGCAAAATGGCAGAGGCGCAGGAGGCCATCCGAGAGAAGAACACCTTGCTGGTTCAGAAGGCGGCCCTGGccaaggaggtggaggagctgAAGAGATCTAGGGCCGAGGAGGTGGCTGCTGCCCGAGCCGAGGCGATTGAGTCCTTCCGATCCTCAGAGGAGCTGAAGAGCTATATCATGGACCGACTGGTTGATGAGCAGCTTCGCTGGGAAGATAGGTTGGTTAGGTTCAACCCCTCACTGGAGATTAACTTTGACACCAGTGGCGAGCCTCCTGCACAGACCCCTCCTGCTGATGCTAGCGCCCCGACACGAGAGGCTGAGCCAGCCACTGAGGATGCTCCTTCGACCGAGTCCTGAAGGCGTTGCCTTCGTGATGTGTTATAGCTATTTTGTACTCTAGTGATTGTGTTTGAAcacttgtttgttttgtttactttGGTTATGTATGAACATTTGTCCTTGCCTGGAGCAAggctgtttttatttatgatatgaACTTAGCTTGATATCAATTGTGTTAACAATGATAACAATGTGAGTTCATGAGAATGAGCCTGAGTCAGGCATTTTATTGAAATAGATGCCGAAAGGCAGAAGGTACAAGTGGTCTAGGGTCTAGATACCTTACGTCTAACTTACAGTAAATaatcaagaccaaagtatTATCCTAGGGTCTAGATATGTTTACTTGTAATAGTACTTGAGGTGGTCAGCATTCCACGGGTGAGGCAGCGTCTTGCCTGAGGAATCACGAAGCTGATAAGTGCCGGGGCAgcagattttgataatctcataaggaccttcccatgtagggCCGAGGGTACCCTCGTTGGGATTTTTGGTAGCCAAGGAAACCTTGCGCATGACCCAGTCCCCCATTTTGAAAGCACGGGGCTTGACTCGGGAGTCATAGTATTTGGCGATGCGTTGCTTGTACGCGGCATTGCGCATGCTTGATTGGTCCCGGAGTTCGTCAATGAAGTCGAGGTTGAGGGCCAACTGCTCGTCATTGGCCGTGGCATCGTAAGTGGAGGTTCGGTATGTGGGCTGGCCAATCTCTACCGGAGCCACGGCCTCGGTTCCAAATGATAGGGAGAACGGCGTTTCACCCGTGGATGTGCGGAAGGTGTTGCGGTAGGACCAGAGTACTTCTGggagtagttctggccagcagcccttggctttgtcaagttttgtcttgagggtcttcttgataattttgttcacGGTTTCGACCTGGCCATTGGACTGAGGATGGGCTGGGGAGGCGAAACACAGACGAATCTTGAGGTTCgaacaaaattgtttgaatttggcgTTGTCAAATTGCCGGCCATTGTCGGTGATGATGGAGTTGGGGATGCCGAAGCGACATACAATGTTTTGCCACACAAAGGATTCGATGCGAGCCGCAGTGATGGTGGCCAAGGCCTCGGCCTCAGCccacttggtgaagtagtctacGGCCACAACAGCATACTTGACTTGGCCCTTGCCCTCTGGCATCGGTCCGATGAGATCCAGTCCCCATTGGGCAAATGGCCAAGGACTGACCATGGCCGTCAGTGGTTCTGCCGGGAGTTGTGGAATGTTGGCGAATCTCTGACATTTGTCGCATTTTTGGGTGAAGGCCTGGGCGTCAGTGTGGAGTGAAGGCCAGAAATATCCTTGGCGGATTGCCTTATGAGCTAACGAGCGTGCGCCCGAGTGGTTGCCGCAGATGCCTTCATGGATTTCTCGGAGGACATAGTGACCCTCCTCTGGAGTCAGGCATCGGAGGTAAGGAAGGCTGAAACCCCGCTTGTATAAGGAGCCATTAATGATCAGGTAACGGGCAGAGCGATGGCGAACGCGTCGTGCTTCTGCCGGATTAGCCGGTAGTGTTTGGTTTTGTAAGAATTGGAGGATGGGGTCCATCCATGTAGGGCTGTGATCAATAGTGCAGATGAGTGGGGCTTGTGTGCTGGGCTGGGCCAAAAACTCGATGTGGATGTGGCGACCCAGTCCTTGCTCCAAGGCTGATGCCAACCTGGCTAGTGCATCGGCATGGCTATTCTCGGAGCGCGGCACCTGCCTGATAGAGTGGGCTTGGAAGTTTGCCAGCAAGTGCCGAGCTTGCTGGAGGTAGGCCGTCATAGAGGCATCCTTAGCCGTGAAGTCCTGGTTGACCTGGTGGACCACAAGTTGTGAATCGCTGAATATCTGAATTTGCCTGGCGTCCATCTCTTTGGCTAATCGAAGACCAGCTAAGAGTGCTTCATATTCGGCCTCATTGTTGGaggcttggaatttgaagcgaAGGGCGTACTCGAGGGCAACCTTGTCTGGGGAGATGAGAACGAGGCCGGCCCCACAGCCCTGGGCATTAGAAGAGCCGTCTACGAATAAGGTCCACAGGGGCTGGGTTAGGTCGAGATTGCCTTCGGTGGGGGTTTGGTCCTGGCTGGGAGGGGGGTTGGGTTCGATTATGAGCTGGGTAGCTGCGGAAGCTTGGGGATCCGTGAATTCGGATAGGAAGTCAGCAATGGCCTGGCCCCTCATAGCCGGGCGGGGTTTGTAGTGAATATCAAACTCGCCCAGTTCAATGGCCCATTTGACCAGCCTCCCAGAGGTTTCTGGGTTCTGCAACACCTGTCGGAGCGGGTGGTTGGTTAAGACATGGATGGTGTGAGCTTGGAAATATGGTCGGAGGCGTCTTGCCGAGACGACCAGGGCGAATGCCAATTTTTCGATGTCCGGGTAACGAACTTCGGCATCTTGCAATGCTTTACTAACATAATGCACTGGGTGCTCCGCGTGATCTTTTGATCGGATAAGCACAGAGCTAACAGCCGAAGCTGAGATGGAGAGATAAATCACGAGGATGTCTCCGTGCTCAGGGGTTGACAATAAAGGGGCCCGACCCATATACTCCTTCAGCTCGCTGAAAGCCGTGTCACATTCAGCAGTCCAGGTCATGTTTCTTTTGGTGCCTTTAAGGGCCTTGAAGAATGGGGCGCAACGGTCAGTGGCTTTGGAGATAAATCTGGTCAGGGCTGCGACACGCCCTGTAAGGCTTTGGATATCCTTGGCCGTCTTAGGTATTGTCATATCTAAGATGGCCTGGATCTTTTCTGGATTGGCCTCAATGCCCCTCTGGCTGATCATGAAGCCAAGGAATTTTCCGGAAGCCACCCCGAATgcacatttggtggggttaagCCTCATTTTGTATTGCTTCAGAATGGTGAACATGGCAGAGAGGTTGGGGATGTGCTGGTCAGCCGTGCGACtcttgactagcatgtcatcGACATAGACCTCCATGGTATTGCCAATCAGGGGGGCAAAGAGCTGATTCACCAGACGCTGATAAGTGGCCCGGCGTTTTTGAGGCCGAAGGGCATCACCTTATAGCAGTAGAGGCCGCGGTCCGTAATGAAAGAGGTGTGTGCCTGATCTTCGGGGTGCATGAAGATCTGGTTGTAACCTGAAtaagcatccatgaagctaAGGAGGGCGTGGCCGGCTGTGGCGTCGACTAGCTGGTCAATGCGGGGTAGCGGGAAGCTGTCCTTTGGGCATGCCCGATTAAGGTTGGTGTAGTCGACACACATGCGCCAGCCCTTTCTTGGCTTGCGGACCATCACGACATTGGCCAGCCATGTGGGATAGTCAACCTCCCTGATGAATCGGATACTACTCAATCGATCCACCTCCGCCTTCATGGCCTCATAGCGCTCGGGATCATAGGCTCGACGCTTCTGTCGGACTGGTCGGACGGCAGGATTGACGCTAAGCCTATGAGATATGATGTCTGGTGatatgccaggcatgtcattGTAGGACCAAGCGAAGACTTCGGAGTTGAGGCGGAGGAAGGCGACCAGGTCAGAGCGAAGCTCTGGTGAGATGGAGGTGCCGATCCGGACTTGTCGATCCGGGATATCGTCATGGAGGGTAACCAGCTCCAGGTCCTCCATAGGTTCGGCCTGTGGTGCGATGGACTCCTCCCTGGGGTCTTCA
Above is a window of Prunus persica cultivar Lovell chromosome G2, Prunus_persica_NCBIv2, whole genome shotgun sequence DNA encoding:
- the LOC109947323 gene encoding uncharacterized protein LOC109947323; its protein translation is MAGIIRGSTKVAVDIDEAEMQKRLRESRAKKAEKIAGKRPRDDDEGRVADVLGKRKALEEAHQHVMGSGPRLPPFDLQAPPKLPFGMEDVFAEGVEKVDFGRLRQQKKEVNLAMHRQEVPLVKVFLEGVKSDPEALARTPAASFIDRAQKTILTSAYAFGEMYVSMAKADKEIQRLKRRDELAKSKMAEAQEAIREKNTLLVQKAALAKEVEELKRSRAEEVAAARAEAIESFRSSEELKSYIMDRLVDEQLRWEDRLVRFNPSLEINFDTSGEPPAQTPPADASAPTREAEPATEDAPSTES
- the LOC109947324 gene encoding LOW QUALITY PROTEIN: uncharacterized protein LOC109947324 (The sequence of the model RefSeq protein was modified relative to this genomic sequence to represent the inferred CDS: inserted 1 base in 1 codon); this encodes MPTEDSRDTQHHTPRDGTSRRRSSEDATLQAEVERLRDSVTKMSEKYDHLHCRNIELEHDYRVLKRNWERTHTQDAPQDLTQNVGPTQPNQPVHSSHSASAQARLRKGKDHLHPEIAQSRPLCVPPPRDRPHEPVRIYQDCRDRLSDRQPRPIPIPVNLEDPRVTHPGPSPAPVRIPDEEGVGDSDTWDFYNSETWPNYHTGALENWEQSPVPVCPAPRPLAPETLPHADPAMRLLFEKVRRLESEQQRSHQPLWAKPRPGPFTERILHYHQEKDIQPLRIAFYTGTEDPLTHIHSFQSALGCKGLTDEGMCLLFPSTLSGAALNWFYRLHPCTINSFDSLKQTFLDHFMIQTDRLYSADDLYMLRQAEDEPLREYAARFSHEYSRCPDTDDRAAFGAFKSGLRESNFRYLVHSNSWNTYAELMKQAAIHAKAEYFNSKRGPANLARNTFADPPPASAPAPAPPQHSTPAPIAQDNQPHKRKDSYQHPFGNHKRGRHGNPHQSSGSNPPRPGDRAPLPFAPRPRFEVFTTLNTTYENVLAREAPIIPKPPPRRPSNKPMPNTGVFCRFHQFSGHDTESCVALRNIIEGLIREGKLDNYVRNIPAPPNPHQRQINMISTISGGPTLAGTSNNSIKHYVRSTYAHQVFSTEQGRLPKTHRTGWAPITFCEEEERGVILPHDDPLIIRADISNFDVGRILVDTGSSVSVMFAECFNELQVPPHLLDRSITPLVSFSGDVVQPIGSIHLPISIGAAPQRTTITTPFLIVDCPTAYNVILGRPALAQMKAFIFTHILLLKFPTPNGPGTVRGDQLGARSCYASAIKSTNRQHRSEALAVTQAPAPPQAGTDPPEDPREESIAPQAEPMEDLELVTLHDDIPDRQVRIGTSISPELRSDLVAFLRLNSEVFAWSYNDMPGISPDIISHRLSVNPAVRPVRQKRRAYDPERYEAMKAEVDRLSSIRFIREVDYPTWLANVVMVRKPRKGWRMCVDYTNLNRACPKDSFPLPRIDQLVDATAGHALLSFMDAYSGYNQIFMHPEDQAHTSFITDRGLYCYKVMPFGLKNAXATYQRLVNQLFAPLIGNTMEVYVDDMLVKSRTADQHIPNLSAMFTILKQYKMRLNPTKCAFGVASGKFLGFMISQRGIEANPEKIQAILDMTIPKTAKDIQSLTGRVAALTRFISKATDRCAPFFKALKGTKRNMTWTAECDTAFSELKEYMGRAPLLSTPEHGDILVIYLSISASAVSSVLIRSKDHAEHPVHYVSKALQDAEVRYPDIEKLAFALVVSARRLRPYFQAHTIHVLTNHPLRQVLQNPETSGRLVKWAIELGEFDIHYKPRPAMRGQAIADFLSEFTDPQASAATQLIIEPNPPPSQDQTPTEGNLDLTQPLWTLFVDGSSNAQGCGAGLVLISPDKVALEYALRFKFQASNNEAEYEALLAGLRLAKEMDARQIQIFSDSQLVVHQVNQDFTAKDASMTAYLQQARHLLANFQAHSIRQVPRSENSHADALARLASALEQGLGRHIHIEFLAQPSTQAPLICTIDHSPTWMDPILQFLQNQTLPANPAEARRVRHRSARYLIINGSLYKRGFSLPYLRCLTPEEGHYVLREIHEGICGNHSGARSLAHKAIRQGYFWPSLHTDAQAFTQKCDKCQRFANIPQLPAEPLTAMVSPWPFAQWGLDLIGPMPEGKGQVKYAVVAVDYFTKWAEAEALATITAARIESFVWQNIVCRFGIPNSIITDNGRQFDNAKFKQFCSNLKIQLLPEVLWSYRNTFRTSTGETPFSLSFGTEAVAPVEIGQPTYRTSTYDATANDEQLALNLDFIDELRDQSSMRNAAYKQRIAKYYDSRVKPRAFKMGDWVMRKVSLATKNPNEGTLGPTWEGPYEIIKICCPGTYQLRDSSGKTLPHPWNADHLKYYYK